From Brassica oleracea var. oleracea cultivar TO1000 chromosome C3, BOL, whole genome shotgun sequence, a single genomic window includes:
- the LOC106333628 gene encoding uncharacterized protein LOC106333628, which translates to MLIKRIELCIEIVKKTMDFAVVVADAAKVFLRNAPQAPPALLRQGPYYYSASTPRPSPYMIGYLP; encoded by the coding sequence ATGTTGATAAAAAGAATAGAGCTCTGTATAGAGATAGTGAAGAAAACAATGGATTTTGCGGTAGTGGTGGCTGACGCCGCGAAAGTCTTCTTGAGGAACGCTCCTCAGGCTCCTCCCGCTCTCCTCCGCCAAGGCCCCTACTATTACTCCGCCTCGACCCCTCGCCCTTCCCCTTACATGATTGGCTATCTTCCATGA